Genomic window (Agromyces mariniharenae):
TCCGTGCTGACCGCAGCCGCAGGCGATGCCGCCGGGGACGAGGCGCATGTGGCCGAGCTCGGCGCCGGCGCCGAAGCCGCCGCGGAAGAGCCGGTCTCCGGCGACGATCGCGCCGCCGACGCCCGTGCCGATGGTGAGCATGACCATGTCGCTGACGAGTCGTCCGGCGCCGAACCGGAACTCGGCCCAGCCGGCGGCGTTGGCGTCGTTGTCGACGACCACGGTCGTGCCCACGCGGGCCTCGAGCTTCTCGCGGAAGGGCTCGTTGCGCCAGTGAATGTTCGGCGCGTAGTAGACGGTCGACTGCGCGGCGTCGATGAAGCCCGCGGCGGCCACGCCGACCGCGGCGGCGGGCCCGTCGTGGGACAGCGACTCGATCATCGCCACGACCGCGTCCTCGAGGAGCTGCGGATCGCCGGCCGGCGTGGGCACGCGCTCCGACCGCACGATGGCGCCGAACTCGTCGACGACGGCCCCCGCGATCTTCGTCCCGCCGATGTCGATGCCGATCGCGTGCACGAGGGAGCCGCCTTTCGAAGGGGGGTTGGGATCGAGCACGCCCGAGCCCTCGTGGCCGCACGCGCAACGGCTAGAGTGTAGTCGACCCCAATGCCGAGGTTCGCGCGCCCCGTGCCGCCCGAACTTCCCCGGTGCCGAAGGAGCTACCGTGATCCAATTCGATACCCCCGCCGTCGTCCCGGCCGACCCCGACGCGAATGTCACGGACCTCCTCGTGCAGCGCGTCGCGGCCACGCCCGACTCGGTGCTGTTCTCCCTCCCCACCGGTGACGGTGGCTGGTCCCCGGTCACGACCAGGGAGTTCCACGACCAGGTCGTCGCCCTCGCGAAGGGCCTCGTCGCCGCCGGCATCCAGCCCGGCGACAAGATCGGCCTCATGTGCAAGACGCGCTACGAGTGGACCCTCATCGACTTCGCGACGTGGTTCGCCGGAGCCGTGCTCGTGCCGATCTACGAGACCAGCTCGCCCTCGCAGGTCAAGTGGAACGTCAGCGACTCCGGTGCCATCGCCGTCATCGTCGAGACGCCCGACCACTTCGCTCGCTTCGACGAGGTGCACCCCGAGCTGCCCGCCATCCGCAACGTGTGGCAGATCGACCTCGGCGACCTCGACAAGCTCGCGGCCGCGGGCACCGGGGTCTCCGACGAGGAGATCGAGCGTCGCCGCAACCTCGCGGTCGGCTCCGACATCGCCACGCTCATCTACACCTCGGGCTCCACCGGCAAGCCCAAGGGCTGCGTGCTCACCCACTCCAACTTCGTCGAGCTCTGCCGCAACGCCGCTGTTGCGCTCAAGGAGGTCGTGGCCGACCCCAACGGCGCCTCCACGCTGCTCTTCATCACCACCGCGCACATCTTCGCCCGCTTCATCGCGGTCCTGTCGGTGCACGCCGGCGTCCGTGTCGGTCACCAGCCCGACACGAAGCAGCTCCTCCCGTCGCTCGGGAGCTTCAAGCCGACGTTCCTCCTCGCGGTGCCGCGGGTCTTCGAGAAGGTCTACAACGTCTCGGAGCAGAAGGCCGAGGCTGGGGGCAAGGGCAAGATCTTCCGCGCCGCTGCCGACACCGCCGTCGCGTACTCGACGGCCAAGGAGGCGGGCAAGGTCCCGTTCGGCCTCAAGCTGAAGTTCACACTCTTCGACCGGCTCGTGTACGGCAAGCTCCGTCATGCGATGGGCGGCAACGTGAAGTACGCCGTCTCGGGTTCGGCCCCGCTCGGTCCGCGCCTCGGCCACTTCTACCACGCGCTCGGCATCACGATCCTCGAGGGCTATGGCCTCACCGAGACCACGGCGCCCGCCACCGTCAACCTCGCGACGAAGTCGAAGATCGGCACGGTCGGCCCGGCCCTCCCTGGTGTCTCGGTCCGCATCGCCGACGACGGCGAGATCCAGGTCAAGGGCGTCGACGTGTTCAAGGAGTACTGGAAGAACCCCGAGGCGACCGCCGAGGCGTTCGACGGCGAGTGGTTCAAGACGGGCGACCTCGGCAGCTTCGACGCCGACGGCTTCCTCTCGATCACCGGCCGCAAGAAGGAGATCATCGTCACGGCCGGTGGCAAGAACGTCGCCCCGGCGGCGCTCGAGGACCCGATCCGCGCCAACCCGCTCGTCGGCCAGGTCGTCGTGGTCGGCGACAAGAAGCCGTTCATCTCGGCGCTCGTGACGCTCGACCCCGAGATGCTGCCGGTCTGGCTGAACAACAACGACGAGGACGCGGGCATGAGCCTCGAGGAGGCCACGAACAACGCGGCCGTCCTCGCCGAGGTGCAGCGGGCCATCGACGCGGCGAACGAGCACGTCTCGCGCGCCGAGTCCATCCGCAAGTTCACGATCCTCTCGACCGAGCTCACCGAGGCGAGCGGGCACCTGACGCCGAAGCTCAGCATCAAGCGCAACGTGATCCTCGAGGACTTCTCCGTCGAGATCGAGACCATGTACTCGGGCGCCCCGGCCACCGAAGGACACTCGATCGTGCACTGAGCCGTCCCCCACGACACGAGAGGGCCCCGCGGATGCCGCGGGGCCCTCTCGCTCGTCAGTCCCGCGGCATCCGACATGCCCGGGTCGCGTGCGCGGTCAGAACCAGTCCGACTCGCGCACCTCCTTCATCGCGGCACGCCGCTCGTCCTTCTCGAGGCGGTCGAGGTAGAGGATGCCGTCGAGGTGGTCGGTCTCGTGCTGCAGGGCCTGCGCCATGAGCCCCGTGCCCGAGACCTCGATCTCGTTGCCGTCGAGGTCGATGCCGCGAACTCGGGCGAACGGATGCCGCGGCGTCTTGTGCCAGAGGCCCGGCACCGAGAGGCATCCCTCGTCGATGAGCTCGCGGTCGCCCGTGACCTCGACGATCTCGGGATTGATGACGTAGCCGACGTCGCCGTCGATGTTGTAGCTGAACACGCGGAGGTTCACGCCGATCTGCGACGCGGCGACGCCCGCGCGACCCGGGAGCCGGACGCTGTCGACGAGGTCGGCGACGAGCGAGCGCACCCGATCGTCGATCTGTTCGACGGGGGCTGAGACGGTCTTCAGGACGGGGTCGCCGAACAGGCGAATGGGACGTTCCGGCAATTGCGCTCCGATCAGTGCCCGCGGTCAGCGGGCAGGCCTTCGACCACGAGCGCGGCGAGCTCGCGGGCCGCGTGCTGCGTCACGGGACGCAGGTCGTTCCAGTGCACGACGGATCCGGCGGCGAGCTGCGGGTCGTACGGGATCCGCACGATTTCGCGCACGCGTGAGGCGAAGTGCGCCTCGATCTCGTCGACCTTGACGAGATGCGTGCCCTGCGTCGCCAGGTTGATCGCGACCACGGCGTTGCGCACGAGCTCGCCGTAGCCGTTGGCCTCGAGCCAGGTGAGCGTCTCGGATGCGAGCCGCGCCTCGTCGACGCTGCCGCCCGACACGATCACGATCGAGTCGGCGCGCTGCAGCGTCGCGCGCATCACCGAGTGCACGATGCCGGTGCCGCAGTCGGTCAGCACGATCGAGTAGTAGCGCGCCGCGAGGCCGGCCACGACGTTGTAGTCGTCGTCGTCGAACGCCTCGGACAGCGTCGGGTCGGTGTCGGACGCGAGGATGTCGAGCCGCGTCTCGTCGCGGGAGAGGAACCCCGAGAAGTCGGTGTAGCCGCCGATCGACGATGCCTTGTTCACGACGTCGCGCACCGTCTCGCGGGTCTGCCGGTCGACGCGCTCCGCGAGCGTGCCGCGATCGGGGTTCGCGTCGATGGCGATGATGCGGTCATCGCGCGCGTCGGCCAGGGCCATGCCGAGGAGGGTCGTCACGGTCGTCTTGCCGACGCCGCCCTTGCGCGTGAGCACGGGCACGAAGCGCGCACCGCCCTCGAAGCGCTTCTGGATGCGGCCGCTCAGCGCCTTGTGGGCGCGCACCTTCGCGGAGTCGCCGAGGTTGACCAGGTGCAGCGACGCCTCGTAGAGGAAGCGGTTGAACCCGCCGTGCGGCGCCGGCCGCGGCGCGCGGTTGAGGTCGATGAGCCGGTCGGCGGTCAGCGACTCCGACGGCTCGGGCAGTTCGGCCGGGACGACCTCGGCGTCGGGCGCGTCGACGATAGCGACGTGGCTGCCCGTGTCGGTGGTGACGCGCTCCCGGCGCAGCCGGGACTCGTCGGAGGCCAGCAACGCGCTGTAGGGCGACGTGTCTCGCCGGTACGACTGGCGGTAGCCCGCCGCGGACAGCGCGGGCGTCACGACCTCGACCGACGTGGTGCCCGGCCCGCCGTCGGCCACCGCCGGGTTCACGGCGACGTCGTCGATCGCGACGGCCACCTCGTCTTCGGGCATCTCGGGTCGAGGCGCCGGCGGGAGGTCGACGCGGATGTTCAGGCTGTCGGGCAGGGCCGACGCGGCGTGCGCGCCCGTGGACGGCGCCAGCCGACCGTGGTCGACTGCTGCGGCGTG
Coding sequences:
- a CDS encoding ROK family glucokinase, with the translated sequence MHAIGIDIGGTKIAGAVVDEFGAIVRSERVPTPAGDPQLLEDAVVAMIESLSHDGPAAAVGVAAAGFIDAAQSTVYYAPNIHWRNEPFREKLEARVGTTVVVDNDANAAGWAEFRFGAGRLVSDMVMLTIGTGVGGAIVAGDRLFRGGFGAGAELGHMRLVPGGIACGCGQHGCLEQYGSGRALLRMANEIADAGGIGQALAQAREERGALDGTIVGGLIEQEDPGAVAALRQLGHWLGEASASLSAVLDPQRFVFGGGVAVAGELLLGPIREAYLQHLPARGYHPEPDFVIAELVNDAGVVGAADLARVWVEEHA
- a CDS encoding AMP-dependent synthetase/ligase encodes the protein MIQFDTPAVVPADPDANVTDLLVQRVAATPDSVLFSLPTGDGGWSPVTTREFHDQVVALAKGLVAAGIQPGDKIGLMCKTRYEWTLIDFATWFAGAVLVPIYETSSPSQVKWNVSDSGAIAVIVETPDHFARFDEVHPELPAIRNVWQIDLGDLDKLAAAGTGVSDEEIERRRNLAVGSDIATLIYTSGSTGKPKGCVLTHSNFVELCRNAAVALKEVVADPNGASTLLFITTAHIFARFIAVLSVHAGVRVGHQPDTKQLLPSLGSFKPTFLLAVPRVFEKVYNVSEQKAEAGGKGKIFRAAADTAVAYSTAKEAGKVPFGLKLKFTLFDRLVYGKLRHAMGGNVKYAVSGSAPLGPRLGHFYHALGITILEGYGLTETTAPATVNLATKSKIGTVGPALPGVSVRIADDGEIQVKGVDVFKEYWKNPEATAEAFDGEWFKTGDLGSFDADGFLSITGRKKEIIVTAGGKNVAPAALEDPIRANPLVGQVVVVGDKKPFISALVTLDPEMLPVWLNNNDEDAGMSLEEATNNAAVLAEVQRAIDAANEHVSRAESIRKFTILSTELTEASGHLTPKLSIKRNVILEDFSVEIETMYSGAPATEGHSIVH
- the def gene encoding peptide deformylase, with amino-acid sequence MPERPIRLFGDPVLKTVSAPVEQIDDRVRSLVADLVDSVRLPGRAGVAASQIGVNLRVFSYNIDGDVGYVINPEIVEVTGDRELIDEGCLSVPGLWHKTPRHPFARVRGIDLDGNEIEVSGTGLMAQALQHETDHLDGILYLDRLEKDERRAAMKEVRESDWF
- a CDS encoding MinD/ParA family ATP-binding protein, with product MSDDRGDDHDTTRRASGGHAAAVDHGRLAPSTGAHAASALPDSLNIRVDLPPAPRPEMPEDEVAVAIDDVAVNPAVADGGPGTTSVEVVTPALSAAGYRQSYRRDTSPYSALLASDESRLRRERVTTDTGSHVAIVDAPDAEVVPAELPEPSESLTADRLIDLNRAPRPAPHGGFNRFLYEASLHLVNLGDSAKVRAHKALSGRIQKRFEGGARFVPVLTRKGGVGKTTVTTLLGMALADARDDRIIAIDANPDRGTLAERVDRQTRETVRDVVNKASSIGGYTDFSGFLSRDETRLDILASDTDPTLSEAFDDDDYNVVAGLAARYYSIVLTDCGTGIVHSVMRATLQRADSIVIVSGGSVDEARLASETLTWLEANGYGELVRNAVVAINLATQGTHLVKVDEIEAHFASRVREIVRIPYDPQLAAGSVVHWNDLRPVTQHAARELAALVVEGLPADRGH